DNA sequence from the Prosthecodimorpha staleyi genome:
CCGACCGCCGGGATCGGCTTGTCGAGCGCGCCGGCCGCGATGGCGAGCGCGTTCATGTTGGAGGTCTTGCCCTGGTCGGTCGCCATGCCGGTGGTGGTGTAGCGCTTGACATGCTCGATCGAGCGGAAGCCCTCGCGCACGGCGAGCTTGATGTCCTTGGCGGTCACGTCGTGCTGGAAGTCGACGAAGGCCTTGACCCGGCCGGGATTGCGGTCGTGCGGCAGGGCGCCGAGTACCTGGCCGTCCGGCGTCGTGGCGCCGGCGACCGCGAAGGTCTTCGTGCCGCGGGTGGCGAGGCCCGCCGCGCGCGCGGCGCTCTCGCCGGCCGCATAGCCCTCGTCCAGCACGGCGCCGAGCGCCATTGTGCCGTTGCAGGCGCCGGCCGAGCGCTCGTGCTCGGCCGAAAGGCCCGGCAGGTAGCGGCCGGTCGCCTCATCGAAGCGCAACTTGCCGCGCGACTGGGAGAACATGTGCAGGGTCGGCGTCCAGCCGCCCGACATGAGCAGGCTGTCGCAGGGTAGCACCGCATCGTGACGGACCGAGCCGTCGGCCTGGACATGGCCGAACTCGACCGAGGCGACGCGCAGCCGGCCGCGCGTGCCGGTGACGGTCGCGCCGGTCTCGACCCGGATGCCGGCGGCCCTTGCGGCCGCCGTCAAGGCGCCGCCTTCGCGGCGGATGTCGAGGATCGCCGGCACTTCGACGCCGGCGCGGTGCAGGTCGAGCGCGGCCAGATAGGCGCTGTCGCAGGCGGTCGCGACGACCGTCTTGCGGCCGGCCATGACGCCGTATCGGTTCAGGTAGGTGCGGCCGGCATCGGCGAACAGGATGCCGGGCCGGTCGTTCTCGGGGAAGACCAACGGGCGCTCGATGGCGCCGGTCGCGATGACGACCTGCTTGGCGCGCACCTGCCACATCCGCTCGCGCGGGCTCGCGGCCGGCGGGGCCGCCATGTGGTCGGTGATGCGCTCGGCCAGCGCGACGAAATTGTCGGCGAAATAGCCGAAGGCCGTGGTGCGGGTCAGGCAGGTGACCCGGTCTGACAGGGCCAGCGCCATGATCACGTCGGTCGACCATTGCCGGCCGCTCTGGCCCTCGATGGCCACGTCCGGATCGGACAGGAGCGAGCCGCCCATCTCGGCCTGCTCGTCGCACAGGATGACGCGGGCGCCGGATTCCATGGCGGCGAGCGCGGCGGCGAGGCCGGCCGGGCCGGCGCCGATGACCAGCACGTCGCAATGGGCGAAGCGCGACTGGTAGCGGTCTGGATCGGGCAGCTCCGGCGCCTTGCCGAGGCCGGCGGCGGCGCGGATGCGCGGCTCGTAGACCGACTTCCAGAACTTCGCCGGCCACATGAAGGTCTTGTAGTAGAAGCCGGAGACGAAGATCGGCGACAAGAGGTCGTTGACCGCGCTGGCGTCGAAGGCGAGGCTCGGCCAGCGGTTCTGGCTCTCCGCCGTCATGCCTTCGTAGATCTCGACCTGCGTCGCACGCAGGTTCGGCGTCGAGCGGGCGGCATCGCGCGAGACGGTGACGAGCGCGTTCGGCTCCTCGGCGCCCGCGGTCAGGATGCCGCGCGGGCGGTGATACTTGAACGAGCGGCCGACCAGATGGACGCCGTTGGCGAGCAGCGCCGAGGCGAGCGTGTCGCCCTCGTAGCCGGTCAGCGCGCGGCCATCGAAGCGGAAGGCGACCGGCTTGTTGCGCTTGATGCGCCCGCCCTCAGGGCGGCGGAAGGTCTGGCTCATCGTCCCGCCTCCCTGGCGGCCAGATCGGCGGCGAGCGCCGCCAGATCGGGCTTCGGCGCGCCGACCTCGTAGACGGTCACGAACTTGTCGGTGACGGTGTGGCGGACCGCATTGAAGAAGCGCGCGCAGCCATGGACATGGCGCCAGCGCTCCGCGATCAGCCCCTTCGGGTTGGAGCGCAGATACAGGAAGGCCGCCATGTCGTCGTCGGTCGTGCCCTCGGGCGTCGGCCGCGCGATATGGGCCTCGCCCATGTTGCGGAACTCGATCTCGGGCCGCGGCCCGCAGATGGGACAGGTGATGAGCAGCATGGTTTCGACCGGGCTCTGGATCAGTGTGCGACGGCGGCAGCCGCGGCTTCGTCGATGAGACGGCCGTCGCGGAAGCGTTCGAGCGTGAACGGGGCGTTCTTCGGGTGCGGCGCGTCGCGCGCGATCGTATGGGCGAAGACGTGGCCCGAACCCGGCGTCGCCTTGAAGCCGCCGGTGCCCCAGCCGCAATTGACGAAAAGGCCCGGGACCGGCGTCTTGGCCAGGATCGGCGAGCGGTCCGGCGTCACGTCGACGATGCCGCCCCAGTTGCGTAGCATGCGCACCCGGCGGAACATCGGGAACAGTTCGCAGATCGCGTCGAGCGTGTGGGTGGTGATGTGCAGGCCGCCGGTCTGCGAATAGGACACATACTGGTCGGTGCCAGCGCCGATGACCAGATCGCCCTTGTCGGACTGGGAGATGTAGGCGTGGATGGTGTTCGACATCACCACGCAGGGGAAGACCGGCTTCAGGGGCTCGGAGACCAGCGCCTGCAGCGGATAGCTCTCCAGCGGCATGCGCACGCCGGCCATGCCCATCACCACCGAGGTGTGACCGGCCGCGACGACGCCGATCTTCTTGGCCCCGATCGGCCCCTTGGTGGTCTCGATGCCGGTGACCGCGCCGTCCGGCCCGCGCCGGATCGCCGTGACTTCGCAGTTCTGGATGATGTCGACGCCGAGCGCGGAGGCGGCGCGGGCATAGCCCCAGGCGACTGCATCGTGGCGGGCGACGCCGCCCTTGCGCTGCAGGGCCGCACCCATCACCGGGTAGCGGATGTCCTTGGATATGTTCAGCGGCGGGCAGAAGGCCTTGGCCTCTTCCGGCGACAGCCATTCGTTCTGGATGCCGGCCAGCCGGTTGGCATGGACGTGGCGCCTGGCGACCTGCACGTCGTGCACGGTATGCGCCAGCATCATGACGCCCCGCGGGGAATACATGACGTTGTAGTTCAGTACCTGGGACAGGTCCTGCCACAGATCGAGCGCGTGATCGTAGAGCGCCTCCGACTCCTCCCAGAGATAGTTGGAGCGGATGATCGTGGTGTTGCGCCCGGTATTGCCGCCGCCAAGCCAGCCGCGCTCGATCACCGCCACATTGGTGATGCCGTGCTCGGCGGCCAGATAGTAGGCCGTGGCAAGGCCGTGGCCGCCGGCGCCGACGATGATCACGTCATAGGCGGCCTTCGGCTCCGGCGAACGCCACTGTTCCGGCCAGCCGGTATGGGCCGAGAAGGCGTTGCGGAGAAGCGAAGCGAACGAGAAGCGCAAGGGGCGAACTCCGGAAAGCGCAGCAGATTCGAGCGGCCCGGCTGGCATGCCGGCGCGGCCGATCCGTCCGGATAACCGCACGGC
Encoded proteins:
- a CDS encoding sarcosine oxidase subunit delta, coding for MLLITCPICGPRPEIEFRNMGEAHIARPTPEGTTDDDMAAFLYLRSNPKGLIAERWRHVHGCARFFNAVRHTVTDKFVTVYEVGAPKPDLAALAADLAAREAGR
- a CDS encoding sarcosine oxidase subunit beta family protein: MPAGPLESAALSGVRPLRFSFASLLRNAFSAHTGWPEQWRSPEPKAAYDVIIVGAGGHGLATAYYLAAEHGITNVAVIERGWLGGGNTGRNTTIIRSNYLWEESEALYDHALDLWQDLSQVLNYNVMYSPRGVMMLAHTVHDVQVARRHVHANRLAGIQNEWLSPEEAKAFCPPLNISKDIRYPVMGAALQRKGGVARHDAVAWGYARAASALGVDIIQNCEVTAIRRGPDGAVTGIETTKGPIGAKKIGVVAAGHTSVVMGMAGVRMPLESYPLQALVSEPLKPVFPCVVMSNTIHAYISQSDKGDLVIGAGTDQYVSYSQTGGLHITTHTLDAICELFPMFRRVRMLRNWGGIVDVTPDRSPILAKTPVPGLFVNCGWGTGGFKATPGSGHVFAHTIARDAPHPKNAPFTLERFRDGRLIDEAAAAAVAH
- a CDS encoding sarcosine oxidase subunit alpha family protein, whose product is MSQTFRRPEGGRIKRNKPVAFRFDGRALTGYEGDTLASALLANGVHLVGRSFKYHRPRGILTAGAEEPNALVTVSRDAARSTPNLRATQVEIYEGMTAESQNRWPSLAFDASAVNDLLSPIFVSGFYYKTFMWPAKFWKSVYEPRIRAAAGLGKAPELPDPDRYQSRFAHCDVLVIGAGPAGLAAALAAMESGARVILCDEQAEMGGSLLSDPDVAIEGQSGRQWSTDVIMALALSDRVTCLTRTTAFGYFADNFVALAERITDHMAAPPAASPRERMWQVRAKQVVIATGAIERPLVFPENDRPGILFADAGRTYLNRYGVMAGRKTVVATACDSAYLAALDLHRAGVEVPAILDIRREGGALTAAARAAGIRVETGATVTGTRGRLRVASVEFGHVQADGSVRHDAVLPCDSLLMSGGWTPTLHMFSQSRGKLRFDEATGRYLPGLSAEHERSAGACNGTMALGAVLDEGYAAGESAARAAGLATRGTKTFAVAGATTPDGQVLGALPHDRNPGRVKAFVDFQHDVTAKDIKLAVREGFRSIEHVKRYTTTGMATDQGKTSNMNALAIAAGALDKPIPAVGLTTFRMPYTPTTFGIFANTSRGDLFDPVRKTSTHDWAAAAGAEFENVGLWKRAWYFPRSGETMHQAVDRECRTVRSAVGIFDASTLGKIEVVGPDAAEFMHRIYVNPFLKLEVGRCRYGIMCRDDGFVYDDGVVGRIAADRFHVTTTTGGAPRVLSHMEDYLQTEWPDLKVWLTSTSEQWAVIAVQGPKAREAIAPLIEGIDVSKAAMPHMSVRIGTILGVPCRLFRMSFTGELGFEINVPAAYGKAIWEAVHTRVVALGGCPYGTEAMHVLRAEKGYIIVGQDTDGTVTPDEAGVGWAVGKSKPDFVGKRGLARADLLKPGRTQLVGLATVDPKVVLEEGAQITQEADPAPRTHAIGHVTSAYHSAVLGRSIALAMVERGRSRLGETLHVPMPGGAIAVTVVDPVFYDKEGGRLDP